The Engystomops pustulosus chromosome 2, aEngPut4.maternal, whole genome shotgun sequence genomic interval TTAGAAGTTCATCAACTGGCGTATTGTTCCTATGCTGAGAGTCCCTGACACAATTTTCTGAAAGCAAAAGCTGTTTCAACACATTAAAACCTTTACTTTCTCTTGACCAACTCAAGTTTTTATTCCCGTTCAAGGAATTGTGACCTGTAAGGTTCTTGTTGTCATGATCAGTCTTTGTGCCATTAATTTTGTCTTCATGGAGAAAAGGTGCCTCAACTAAAGACGGTGAAGTGCAGAACTGCAAATTTCCAGCCTCTGGGGAATTCATTTTTGGGATTTTTACTTGGCTTTCTACAGGGTCATTGTggtgcatttttctttttttaggcaCAATACAAGATATTTTTGAATCCACGTGCTTGGATTCAGAATGTCTATTATTAACATCTAGGTCATTCGTGTCGTATCCATCATGGTTTTGACGCAGCAAACGACTTAGAAGGCCATTTTTTGAAAGAGAAAAGTCCTGTGGAGAAGAGTGTGGAGATCGGACATGCTCTGGAGATGGTTTTGCAGCTTTTTGAAAGGCCGATAAGGGGCTCGGGACACTGGTATCGTTCTCAGCAGCATTGAGATCATCCTCAGGCTCGGTTTTAATTCTGAAAGCCATAATTGGTTCATTTGGAGACCTTTCAGTCCTGTCTATGTTAACCTCATCTTTTATTGTTGGTTTatgcactttttcatttttacatttgttattAGGTGCAGCGAGCAGGAGTTGAAGTACAGTGCGGCGTTCTAGAAGATTTTCAATTTCAGAGCCAGGAAAAGAATCCATTGGAGTAGGAGGACTACTAAATCCTCTGCTTTCTTCAAATGTCCGTGACTGATTTGTAACAAGAGGGCTGTTCAGTCTTTCAATCAACCCTAAAGATTTGGAATTTGCTGGAAGTATAGGTTTTGATTGCCTCTGTTCTTCGGGAGGAGATGTTGGCTTTCCACATTGAGCTAAATTTTGTAACAACTTGCTAGCACTGAAAGCTGCATTTTGTGCATTTTCATTAGGTATTGGGGCAGGTGTTGCTTGGGGGGCAAGTGCTTTACTTCTGGTCAGTTCTATCAAATGGCTTGATGCTGGATTAAGGGCTTTCTCCGGCTGAATGTTGTTTATGTATGGTGTAAAAGAAGGCTTGACTGGAAATGGCTGGTGAGTTAAGTTCATTGGAGAATCTGCTTTAGAAGAAGATGAGTGTAAAGAGAGTGCATTTAATGGAGAAGAACTGCATATACTCGGGCTTTCTGACAGTGGACCAGGGGCTGAAAAGCCAAACTTTGATAAGTCTGTAGCTTTCTGTTGTGTCTGAAGATCTTCTATTGTTGATGGAACATCTTCTGTTTTATGCCCCAGCAGTAGTTGTAACAGTGTTACTTTTTGATATGGTTTTAGTGTACTTTCCATTGACGAGTCTTTACTTTCTTTGCCGATATCTATTCCATTGACTTTTGGATCCCAGTTGTGGAGTAGGGTTTCAGTTAAATTTTCAAAAGAGGCTGCAGAATGCAACATCTTGGGTTTGTCTTCTCGGTTCTTGAAGGACAAATCTATAGGTGCACAGTTAGAATGTGTGCTTTCATCATCGCTGCTCTCCTCCTCTGTAAAGCTAGGATTATTGTCAGAACAGTCATCCGTAGTCGTAGGTGTTGCGCTTTCGTCAAACACAGAATATTTTTCATTCTGCGGAAGGCTCTTTACAACACTTGCACCGTTTTGGGTTTTTAGAAGGTGCAGAAGCAAGCTATTGTTGGGTGATGGCTTCCCATGGCTTCTTTCCAAATGATTTTTATACCCAACTGTTTTTAGAGGAGAACTTGGAACACCAAGTGTACTTGAAAAAGGAGAGATATTGCCGGCAGTACTTAATCCGTTAGTTACTGTCCTTGTCTGAGTACTGAGACCAGCTGGAACACTGGATGACAACTGAAGCCGGCCAAGATCTTTCTCTGAACTTTCCTTCAATCTTGCCATCGCTGCCAGCCTCTCACTCGCTAGTTGACTTGCACTCTGTGCTTTAAGGGCATGTTCCCTAGAGTACTGCTGCAGGTGTGCCTCACTGGAAAGCAGAAGAGCAAGCTGACTACAGGCCACACTCGGTTTAGGCGAGGCGGTGGGACTTGACCTTTTCTCCACCATATTAGCAACAGCTTGGAGTCTGGCAGCACATGAAATTGGCTCACCTACCACTTTAGTGCTGCTTTGTGCGGAAAGAGAAGGTTCAGCAAACTTTTCTTGAATGGAACTTTTAGGAAGACCAGTCAAGTTATTGTCCACTGTATTGTCCTTTGATCTGCTTTTGTTTAAGAGGGTCTTCAGGTGATTTGAAGCCAAACCATAACATTGGTTATCCTTTTCATCTAGGTTTCCCTGCTGACTGAGGGAGAATCCTTGGTCTTTAAGACTTTGCTTTATCTGTTGAGACAGTGCAACACTCTGCAGCCTAGAGCTAAATGACTGCAGCAAAGAAGCCAGCAACGTGCTATCTTGTTTCCCTTTTGGAACATTTTCAACCATTCCAGCTAAGAGAGATTCATTTTTGCCATTTCCATTGATGGAATCAGATAAACGCCTCCTCTTTGCAGCATGCCAGTCCTCTGAAGACTGTAAGAGCCTGGCCTTCTTGTGATGCAACATGCCCGATGACTGACTGCTATTGTGCACTGGGCCATTATTCTTACAGTTCGTAAAAACATTCCCAGAAACGTTAAAGTTGTCATCAGCTTTTACACGGCCCGAGAGTTTGTCAACCGCTGTTACAGAACCGCCTGCTGCTTGATGCATTAGTAATCCTTCTAGATACGTTAAAACAATAGGATCCTGTTGCATTTCAGAGCTAAGCTCTTCTCCATGAGTCATGTTCAACTAACGTATGCTTTGAAGCTATGTCTTTACCTACTTTAGAGAACAACGTAGACTTGGACTTAATTTCTGAACCTAGATGTCTCTGTTCTTTTAAATCATTTCCACAGTAATTTCCAAGCAGATGTCCTCTGAAGAATCATTGCCAAGAATATGAGCGTTCCATCAAATTAGTGTTGAGGCAACATGTTGAAATGGTGTGTATCAATCTGTCAGAACTCTTCTCACATAAGACAGTCTTCTCGGTTTATCCATAGAAACCATGCTTCAGTTCTTGAATTGGCAATCACCTTAAAAGCAAAAGAAAAGATAACAAAAGTGAGTAAAACATAAGTTACGATGCATATAGGTATAATACAATCTAAAAACGATCCAAGCtatttggataaaaaaaaacaaccaaaatagTCGTAAAATTTACTTTGAAATGCAAGAAAAACAAGTGGGTGAAGAACACTTAATCCTATGACATGGTGGCCTTAGTGATCAGGAAGTGGTAATCCAACTAACACAGACCAGATcagaatttaaaggacatctaccagcaggatgaaggattgtaaaccaagcacatgttatactggtgtgtgcagcctctggcagcatctgcactttaaagggaacctaccaccacgaaactacctataaaaggtagatcgggtggtaggtggatcaataggacgtgagaatagcccatttaagggctaatcctcacgtcccgcaatgttttgaaaagttttattgtccctatattcaaatttccttatgcggctactggggcgtggagtagccgcatctgaggttacacagggcggctactccacaccccggtaggCTCTTTTCTCCTCCGCAGAACAGCAggcacggtcactgctccgaagccggagctgcacaggcacgggcctgctgttctacgcatgcgcagacagcagattcgtaggacgagggcgcacagctcctcgtagctgcacgccgaagattttcggtaggaggagaaaataggctaccggggcgtggagtagccaccccgtgtaacctcagatgcggctactccatgccccagtagccgcataaggaaatttgaatatagggacaataaaacttttcaaaacattgcggggacatgaggattagcccttaaaagggctatcctcacgtcctattgatccacctaccacccatctacctttataggtagattcgtggtggtagattCCATTTAAGTTTCTCAGGCCCATAAGTTtctcagggcataagaagctagaagaagagcagatcctgacagattGCTTGATGGCTCTGCCCTATCATTTGTGAGCTAGTAGCTGGAATATACAGTCTTTATTTACTATCTGGGGGTGTCGGAAGTTGCCGGGCACATTGCTTAGTAATTTCCAACACtcatagaataggaaataataataaaaattggcAAAACCCAATGGGCTTAATAGGGATTTAAATAAatcttttttaaattgttttattcGTATGCTTAATTTTGTATGCAGAAATTATCTGCAAACGCATTAGGAGATTAAAAGCTTCATATTCAACTCAAATCACCTTTAAAAATAGATGTAAGACAAGGTAAGCCCACGACGGCAATGTCAAGGTCATAGACTAGCATGCAAGATTACAAGCAGGACTGATGTAACAGCTGGCATTTGATCCAGGCTCCTGGGGTTTAGAATACACTTAACATACACACACTCAatttacacatactgtacattgtatcacAAGTGTTTATCACCTTTAGGAACAACCGAATATTTAGCCTTGAATGACATTATGAAAAAAAACCCATCAGAAACACAGCAACGAACCAAGGAAATAAAACTCTGCAACAAAGCGTTCCGCCATTAATTACGGCACATCAGGAATCATGCCAGTCATCGccttagtaaaattaaaaaacgaAAGGCGAAAAACATAAAaaggcaaaatgcaaaaaaatctaATTCTGAATTCTAAATGTACTGGAGGTTACAGAACTGTAGCAGATGAATGGGGTTTCTGTTGTTAGACATCTCTGATAGTATTTCTTGGATAAATAATTCAATTTGGTCAGAAATGATAATAGGCATCGAAGAACTACCCAACTTTCATACAAGATTTCTTCAAAGCAGAGAAATGTTGCTGTAAGTAAATGATCACTGGAAATCTTTTTAGGTTTAGAATGCTACATGGCAATAGGAACACTAAGAATCTAATCCTATATATTATATTCTAACAAGCTGATTGTttaaagccaccactagagggagctaattGTATACAGTTTTATCATTGAGTTCAATACATCtacagtatgcagtaagctcTATTGTGTCAATAGTGCAGGTGGTAAAAATTAGAGGCATATAAGCCCAGCTCCACTTTTTGcacaaaccaaaaaaagttacGCGTAGATCGGTAACTGTGGTTGTGCGTTTCCTTTGTCTTGTTTACCATGGATTTTTAAATgacataaataaaaatgaaaattctGGATCGGTTTGTGAGCTGGATTTTTTTCTGGTTTTTGGTTAAATTGCATGGACTGTTACAGAAATTTTTTGGAGAATCTTAGGACAGTGAGGACTGTTATCATGTATGCCTCTTCCCACAACTATATTTCCACCCATGGCTACCAAGCGGCTCTGTTTTTTAACCCACTAACTTATGTCTTACTTGCAGACGCACTCAGTTAACTTCCCGTAGTTTGAAAAAAGTGATGACTTATAAGCTGTAGATTTTAGTTACAGGATTTTTTGGCTCAATGTCAATGCACCTATAGATTGCTGGTGGAATAGACACTGGTTGTTCGCTATCATGTTCTACTTATGTACCGGTACATCGTCAGTCATAGAAAGATCACTAAAACTATAGAAACTACATAACTTGCAAAATTAACTTTCTGCGAGTTGCACACACAAAATTGTAGAATTCCCCATCTAAAGTCATTTATTTGGATATTTAAGCCCTGCACACATGACTTTTTTAGTCGGTACACAAACCCGACCCCACTTCGGTACTGGGGGGAAAGCTAAATGGGTTTGTAATAGGCGTCATGCCATGGACAGTGGCACGGCATTAAGTTCTAGTTGGGACCCTAAATGACTTGGCAACTCTACGAGGGCACCGTACCCTTTTTAAATTGCACATCTGATCTCCACAGTCAGGAAGCTTTGGACAAAGGCAGCAATGTGAATTCTCCCTTCGATAAAACGTTGATACACTTTATTTCCTCCGCTGTTCAATAAAAAAGCTGCAGATTGCAATTCTAGACCAGGAGCAGTAGATACAGTGACCTATTAAGAAGCACTAAGCAAATCTCCTGGTGTTTGCTAGAAATGCAATTTGCATAAACCTGACATGCAGTCTTACCATTGAACAAAGCATACATTTATTTAAAGTCCATGACCTCACGCTAAACTCTAGCCACTCGGCTAATTTGGCATAAAGACATTCAGTACAATGCCGTACCTACTTACAGCAGTTAAATGACCCGATAAATGAACTCTAAAAACAATACGCTCACTGTACCGGCCATGTCACCAAATCAACAACTTATTTTGCCTTTGTGCTTTGTACATTTTCCTCATCTGAGATCCTAGAAGGAACATTCTCCTGGATGATATCATAAAGTGTTTTAGTGGGAAAATGCTTCTCTACGACATGATGCAAATTGAATTCACATGTaagtggatttttaaaaaaaattatgcttaGGATAAATTCACACGCCTGTATGGGGAACgaatatacagccgatatatatACGccccctatagacggcaatgggcgcacggcgcaatacgggagcagtacggtacaTGCGGAATATGTTGTGTGCCATATATGgcgatggagaggggcggggggttGGTGGGGAGTGGGCACAtatcgtgtaaatgtagccttagagtgattaagaggtttttttaatgaaatttacaGTATATGGAACAttatgcagtatctgtgaaacCTGGTATCGTCAGGATGGGCTGCTGGGTAGGGTATGCCACATTTGCTACACTTGGGGGTAgaggtgggaaaaaaaaaaaagacatttaccTTGTTATGGCTCCTACGACCCTCTGATACATCTATATTTTGTCACCGAGTCTCACTAGAAGTACTGGAGGGCCATGGGGCCACTTCAGTCAATAAGTGGCCTCCATAAACATAGGCCATGAGCAGGTTTAAAGAGTTCAATTTGCATTGTGTGCTTGCAAGAATGGCCCGAACACTCAGCAACCAGAACTGAAGTCAGCATGGCAGTTCGGTACCGGTTGCTGAGTGTTGGCATCAGACGTTCCAGCAAGCACACAATGCGAGTTTGATGCAAGTTGGACATATCAAACCCGCTCGTTGGCAATAAGCCTTAAGGACAAAATCTTCCTTTAATGGAAGTGATGTCCCTTGGTTTGAGAACGCCACTCATAAGCCTAAGTGGGACCAGTAACCTTGCTAACCCCcgtaccccatgtactggatgaAGCTGGAAAATATCTTTGTTTCCTAAACCCAGCCCCCGAGGGCCACAATAGGCTGTAGTATAAATCCCATAGCTGTGCATCTACACCAGCCTCTAATGAGgccaatgaaataaaaaaaaaaaaaaaaaattctcaccaGGGGGCAGTACTGTTAACATGCCCAATCCTTTAGATTTTGAGAGCCAGTCTCACTCACACTTCACAATTCTTGCAGGTTCAGCCCATGTCTGCCTAGAACATCCATGGGACTACCAAAGAAAAATAGTCCCACCAATGCTCTCAGACATTTTACATTGGATTTAGCCGCTTTCTGAGACGGTCATATGTTCTTAGGAGGAATGATTAGCATGTACAACGCCATGTAACAGAAGAGGGTATGCCACAAACTCATATTGGAGTGGTTTAGAAACAGATGTGGTTGAACTCCAAAAGTTGTATTGGGCAAGCACAGGAGTAATAGCAATGACCATCTACTACTAATAATCAGCAACTCCTACTGAGCTACATTGCCTACTGGGAATATGAAGTAGTCAGGGGTATTGCGCTTTACCCTGCAGCTGTATTTTCTGAGATTAGATGCCGTGTGTTTATATAGAATATCAGTAGGACGTCTCATAAAGGAATGTTCTAGGGCTACAAAAAGATACCTGCTACAAATCCAGCTCCATTGCTCTCCCCAAACTAATATGACACTCAAGTTGGTTCCTATTGTCTGCAAAAACCTCCTACAGTttctaaaaaattaaaaagtgacaTAATAATAGACTATAACTGTACATTAGAAGCAACGGGAATCCTGTGGAAGTTTCTTTCCAAAGAATAGCCATGGCGGGCTACTAGAAGTCTAATCTATAGTGCAAGAATGCAGGAAATATGCATATAGAAGATGAAATaaactatatacatacacacatgcaggtAACGTGTACACTCTTATATATCTTATGTTGTATCTAACATGACTAATCTTAGAAATACTTCCACATTGAAGAAGGTATTCTAAGGTCTTTACCGTCAAAGATATCTTCTCCACCCCCTCCTATTATTATACGATAAGCTCCCATGCAGACTTAAAACTCCTGTATGTGTGCCACCTGCCCACTAATGTGAATGGCACGTTCTCTCCTGCGAAAGTGTAGAAAATACTTGAGCTGCCTCTCCTATTCATGTAAACAATTCACATCCTGAAGGCAGAGAGCCCCTCTCTCGCCACTCTCCCGAGACGTGCCGATGAAGAACTCAGTTTGAAGTTTTTAACATAGACCTAAACATTCTACCAAGTGCAGTTATCCAGCAAAAGAAGATACAAAGACTTGTCTCCGACAGATCCTACGTCAGTAAATAAAGCAAGTTTGCGTAACCCAACGGAGGCGAGAGAGACCCAATACCGTAACAAGATTGCACTTGACTCCCCCTTAATTATAATTCAATCTTCCCAATATATACGACAGAAAATAATCTCGGAATGCCTCAATTTGTGATACGGTAACAACAGATTACAAGCCTACCTCTATGTTTTCTCTCTGTCTCCACGA includes:
- the NRIP1 gene encoding nuclear receptor-interacting protein 1, producing MTHGEELSSEMQQDPIVLTYLEGLLMHQAAGGSVTAVDKLSGRVKADDNFNVSGNVFTNCKNNGPVHNSSQSSGMLHHKKARLLQSSEDWHAAKRRRLSDSINGNGKNESLLAGMVENVPKGKQDSTLLASLLQSFSSRLQSVALSQQIKQSLKDQGFSLSQQGNLDEKDNQCYGLASNHLKTLLNKSRSKDNTVDNNLTGLPKSSIQEKFAEPSLSAQSSTKVVGEPISCAARLQAVANMVEKRSSPTASPKPSVACSQLALLLSSEAHLQQYSREHALKAQSASQLASERLAAMARLKESSEKDLGRLQLSSSVPAGLSTQTRTVTNGLSTAGNISPFSSTLGVPSSPLKTVGYKNHLERSHGKPSPNNSLLLHLLKTQNGASVVKSLPQNEKYSVFDESATPTTTDDCSDNNPSFTEEESSDDESTHSNCAPIDLSFKNREDKPKMLHSAASFENLTETLLHNWDPKVNGIDIGKESKDSSMESTLKPYQKVTLLQLLLGHKTEDVPSTIEDLQTQQKATDLSKFGFSAPGPLSESPSICSSSPLNALSLHSSSSKADSPMNLTHQPFPVKPSFTPYINNIQPEKALNPASSHLIELTRSKALAPQATPAPIPNENAQNAAFSASKLLQNLAQCGKPTSPPEEQRQSKPILPANSKSLGLIERLNSPLVTNQSRTFEESRGFSSPPTPMDSFPGSEIENLLERRTVLQLLLAAPNNKCKNEKVHKPTIKDEVNIDRTERSPNEPIMAFRIKTEPEDDLNAAENDTSVPSPLSAFQKAAKPSPEHVRSPHSSPQDFSLSKNGLLSRLLRQNHDGYDTNDLDVNNRHSESKHVDSKISCIVPKKRKMHHNDPVESQVKIPKMNSPEAGNLQFCTSPSLVEAPFLHEDKINGTKTDHDNKNLTGHNSLNGNKNLSWSRESKGFNVLKQLLLSENCVRDSQHRNNTPVDELLRGNRSNLPGNAEFMLPSLNMFMGKHSHPNSLGQMPFQYPSPLKNSPHSSPDILRNNPPRTESGHINMCPPPSDKGPIKWVITDMEKNDFGKESPRLTKTNPILYYMLQKGAQTAASQDLRDRNCWTESLLGQAAEMTFRRESPHSRGTNGIGFSKPPNVVNNTLHNSNSSNYGLLDMLTIKKEPE